Proteins encoded within one genomic window of Oncorhynchus nerka isolate Pitt River linkage group LG9b, Oner_Uvic_2.0, whole genome shotgun sequence:
- the LOC115114708 gene encoding DNA-directed RNA polymerases I, II, and III subunit RPABC1-like isoform X2 translates to MDDEEETYRLGKISKTIMQLCHDRGYLVTQDELDQTLDEFKSQFGDKPSEGRPRRTDLTVLVAHNDDPTDQMFVFFPEEPKVGIKTIKMYCQRMQEENITRACIVVQMGMTPSAKQSLVDMAPKYILEQFLQQGLLINITEHELVPEHIVMTKELSELLLRYKLKESQLPRIQAGDPVARYFGLKRGQVVKIIRPSETAGRYITYRLVQ, encoded by the exons ATGGATGACGAGGAGGAGACCTACAGACTAGGGAAAATCAGCAAAACAATCATGCAG TTGTGCCACGACAGAGGCTACCTTGTGACGCAGGATGAGTTGGACCAGACTCTGGACGAGTTCAAGAGCCAGTTTGGGGACAAGCCGAGTGAAGGGCGCCCACGGCGGACAGATCTCACTGTGCTGGTCGCCCACAACGATGACCCGACCGACCAGATGTTCGTCTTCTTTCCAG AGGAGCCCAAGGTGGGAATCAAGACTATAAAGATGTACTGCCAGCGCATGCAGGAGGAGAATATCACACGTGCCTGCATCGTGGTCCAGATGGGGATGACGCCTTCTGCCAAACAG TCGCTAGTGGACATGGCACCCAAATACATCCTGGAGCAGTTTCTACAACAGGGGCTCCTCATCAACATCACAGAGCATGAG CTGGTTCCTGAGCACATAGTGATGACAAAAGAACTGTCAGAGTTGCTGCTTCGATA TAAACTGAAGGAGAGCCAGCTACCCAGGATTCAAGCAGGAGACCCTGTGGCCAGATACTTTGGACTGAAAAGAGGACAG GTAGTGAAGATCATCAGACCTAGTGAGACTGCTGGTAGATACATCACCTACAGACTGGTGCAGTAA
- the LOC115114708 gene encoding DNA-directed RNA polymerases I, II, and III subunit RPABC1-like isoform X4: MDDEEETYRLGKISKTIMQLCHDRGYLVTQDELDQTLDEFKSQFGDKPSEGRPRRTDLTVLVAHNDDPTDQMFVFFPEEPKVGIKTIKMYCQRMQEENITRACIVVQMGMTPSAKQSLVDMAPKYILEQFLQQGLLINITEHEVVKIIRPSETAGRYITYRLVQ, from the exons ATGGATGACGAGGAGGAGACCTACAGACTAGGGAAAATCAGCAAAACAATCATGCAG TTGTGCCACGACAGAGGCTACCTTGTGACGCAGGATGAGTTGGACCAGACTCTGGACGAGTTCAAGAGCCAGTTTGGGGACAAGCCGAGTGAAGGGCGCCCACGGCGGACAGATCTCACTGTGCTGGTCGCCCACAACGATGACCCGACCGACCAGATGTTCGTCTTCTTTCCAG AGGAGCCCAAGGTGGGAATCAAGACTATAAAGATGTACTGCCAGCGCATGCAGGAGGAGAATATCACACGTGCCTGCATCGTGGTCCAGATGGGGATGACGCCTTCTGCCAAACAG TCGCTAGTGGACATGGCACCCAAATACATCCTGGAGCAGTTTCTACAACAGGGGCTCCTCATCAACATCACAGAGCATGAG GTAGTGAAGATCATCAGACCTAGTGAGACTGCTGGTAGATACATCACCTACAGACTGGTGCAGTAA
- the LOC115114708 gene encoding DNA-directed RNA polymerases I, II, and III subunit RPABC1-like isoform X3, producing the protein MFVFFPEEPKVGIKTIKMYCQRMQEENITRACIVVQMGMTPSAKQSLVDMAPKYILEQFLQQGLLINITEHELMAEDRVQLMAEDRVQLMAEDRVQLMAEDRVQLMAEDRVQLMAEDRVQLMAEDRVQLMAEDRVQLMSEDTVQLMAEDTVQLMAEDRVQLALVEKVPNCHTWVKVKIPFLKMTQVKVTQ; encoded by the exons ATGTTCGTCTTCTTTCCAG AGGAGCCCAAGGTGGGAATCAAGACTATAAAGATGTACTGCCAGCGCATGCAGGAGGAGAATATCACACGTGCCTGCATCGTGGTCCAGATGGGGATGACGCCTTCTGCCAAACAG TCGCTAGTGGACATGGCACCCAAATACATCCTGGAGCAGTTTCTACAACAGGGGCTCCTCATCAACATCACAGAGCATGAG TTGATGGCTGAAGACAGGGTGCAGTTGATGGCTGAAGACAGGGTGCAGTTGATGGCTGAAGACAGGGTGCAGTTGATGGCTGAAGACAGGGTGCAGTTGATGGCTGAAGACAGGGTGCAGTTGATGGCTGAAGACAGGGTGCAGTTGATGGCTGAAGACAGGGTGCAGTTGATGGCTGAAGACAGGGTGCAGTTGATGTCTGAAGACACGGTGCAGTTGATGGCTGAAGACACGGTGCAGTTGATGGCTGAAGACAGGGTGCAGTTGGcactggtggaaaaagtaccaaattgtcatacttgggtaaaagtaaagataccatttttgaaaatgactcaagtgaaagtcacccagtaa
- the LOC115114708 gene encoding DNA-directed RNA polymerases I, II, and III subunit RPABC1-like isoform X1: MDDEEETYRLGKISKTIMQLCHDRGYLVTQDELDQTLDEFKSQFGDKPSEGRPRRTDLTVLVAHNDDPTDQMFVFFPEEPKVGIKTIKMYCQRMQEENITRACIVVQMGMTPSAKQSLVDMAPKYILEQFLQQGLLINITEHELMAEDRVQLMAEDRVQLMAEDRVQLMAEDRVQLMAEDRVQLMAEDRVQLMAEDRVQLMAEDRVQLMSEDTVQLMAEDTVQLMAEDRVQLALVEKVPNCHTWVKVKIPFLKMTQVKVTQ, from the exons ATGGATGACGAGGAGGAGACCTACAGACTAGGGAAAATCAGCAAAACAATCATGCAG TTGTGCCACGACAGAGGCTACCTTGTGACGCAGGATGAGTTGGACCAGACTCTGGACGAGTTCAAGAGCCAGTTTGGGGACAAGCCGAGTGAAGGGCGCCCACGGCGGACAGATCTCACTGTGCTGGTCGCCCACAACGATGACCCGACCGACCAGATGTTCGTCTTCTTTCCAG AGGAGCCCAAGGTGGGAATCAAGACTATAAAGATGTACTGCCAGCGCATGCAGGAGGAGAATATCACACGTGCCTGCATCGTGGTCCAGATGGGGATGACGCCTTCTGCCAAACAG TCGCTAGTGGACATGGCACCCAAATACATCCTGGAGCAGTTTCTACAACAGGGGCTCCTCATCAACATCACAGAGCATGAG TTGATGGCTGAAGACAGGGTGCAGTTGATGGCTGAAGACAGGGTGCAGTTGATGGCTGAAGACAGGGTGCAGTTGATGGCTGAAGACAGGGTGCAGTTGATGGCTGAAGACAGGGTGCAGTTGATGGCTGAAGACAGGGTGCAGTTGATGGCTGAAGACAGGGTGCAGTTGATGGCTGAAGACAGGGTGCAGTTGATGTCTGAAGACACGGTGCAGTTGATGGCTGAAGACACGGTGCAGTTGATGGCTGAAGACAGGGTGCAGTTGGcactggtggaaaaagtaccaaattgtcatacttgggtaaaagtaaagataccatttttgaaaatgactcaagtgaaagtcacccagtaa